Proteins from a genomic interval of Diaphorobacter sp. HDW4A:
- the fusA gene encoding elongation factor G, giving the protein MARKTPIERYRNIGISAHIDAGKTTTTERILFYTGVTHKLGEVHDGAATTDWMEQEQERGITITSAAVTCFWKGMDLSYPEHRFNIIDTPGHVDFTIEVERSMRVLDGACMVYCAVGGVQPQSETVWRQANKYKVPRLAFVNKMDRTGANFFKVYDQMKLRLKANPVPVVIPIGAEENFKGVVDLLKMKAIIWDEASQGMKFDYADIPAELQADAQKWRENMVEAAAEASEELMNKYLEEGDLSEEEIKLGLRTRTINVEIQPMLCGTAFKNKGVQRMLDAVIDYLPSPVDIDDVTGTDPDDEEKKLSRKADDGEKFSALAFKLMTDPFVGQLTFVRVYSGVLTKGDTVYNAVKGKKERIGRIVQMMANERIEVDEIRAGDIAACVGLKDVTTGETLSDVDQPIVLERMVFPEPVIAQAVEPKTKADQEKMGIALSRLAAEDPSFRVRTDEESGQTIIAGMGELHLEIIVDRMKREFNVEANVGKPQVAYRETIRKTVTDVDGKFVRQSGGKGQYGHVVLTLEPQEAGKGFEFVDEIKGGVVPREYIPAVEKGVIEALTSGVLAGYPVVDVKVRLTFGSYHDVDSNEMAFKMAAIFGFKEGARKASPVILEPMMAVEVETPEDYAGTVMGDLSSRRGMVQGMEDMVGGGKAIKAEVPLSEMFGYATSLRSQTQGRATYTMEFKHYAEAPRNVAEAIVAARAK; this is encoded by the coding sequence ATGGCTCGCAAAACCCCCATCGAGCGTTACCGCAATATCGGTATCTCTGCGCACATCGACGCAGGCAAGACAACGACGACCGAACGTATCCTGTTCTATACAGGCGTGACCCACAAGCTGGGTGAAGTGCACGACGGCGCTGCCACCACCGACTGGATGGAGCAAGAGCAAGAGCGCGGTATCACGATCACTTCCGCTGCAGTGACCTGCTTCTGGAAGGGTATGGATCTGTCGTACCCGGAGCACCGCTTCAACATCATCGACACCCCCGGCCACGTTGACTTCACGATTGAAGTCGAGCGCTCGATGCGCGTGCTGGACGGCGCTTGCATGGTGTACTGCGCTGTGGGCGGTGTGCAGCCACAGTCCGAAACCGTGTGGCGTCAAGCCAACAAGTACAAGGTGCCTCGCCTGGCCTTCGTGAACAAGATGGACCGTACCGGTGCCAACTTCTTCAAGGTCTACGACCAGATGAAGCTGCGCCTGAAGGCCAACCCTGTGCCAGTGGTGATCCCGATCGGCGCTGAAGAAAACTTCAAGGGCGTTGTCGACCTGCTCAAGATGAAGGCCATCATCTGGGACGAAGCGTCGCAAGGCATGAAGTTCGACTACGCTGACATCCCGGCAGAACTGCAGGCTGATGCCCAGAAGTGGCGTGAGAACATGGTGGAAGCTGCGGCTGAAGCCAGCGAAGAGCTGATGAACAAGTACTTGGAAGAGGGTGACCTCTCCGAAGAAGAAATCAAGCTCGGCTTGCGCACTCGTACCATCAACGTCGAAATTCAGCCGATGCTGTGCGGTACCGCGTTCAAGAACAAGGGCGTGCAACGTATGTTGGATGCCGTGATCGACTATCTGCCATCGCCGGTGGACATCGACGATGTGACGGGTACCGATCCTGACGACGAAGAAAAGAAGCTGTCGCGCAAGGCGGATGACGGTGAGAAGTTCTCGGCTCTGGCGTTCAAGCTGATGACCGACCCGTTCGTTGGTCAGCTGACTTTCGTGCGTGTGTATTCGGGCGTTCTGACCAAGGGCGACACCGTGTACAACGCGGTGAAGGGCAAGAAGGAGCGTATCGGCCGTATCGTTCAGATGATGGCCAACGAGCGTATCGAAGTCGACGAAATTCGTGCTGGCGACATCGCTGCTTGCGTGGGTCTGAAGGATGTGACGACCGGCGAAACGCTGAGCGACGTTGATCAGCCTATCGTTCTTGAGCGTATGGTGTTCCCTGAGCCTGTGATTGCACAGGCCGTGGAGCCAAAGACCAAGGCCGACCAGGAAAAGATGGGTATTGCTCTGTCGCGTCTGGCTGCAGAAGATCCATCGTTCCGCGTGCGTACCGATGAAGAATCCGGTCAGACCATCATCGCCGGTATGGGCGAGCTGCACCTGGAAATCATCGTTGACCGCATGAAGCGCGAATTCAACGTGGAAGCCAACGTGGGCAAGCCACAGGTGGCTTACCGCGAAACAATCCGCAAGACAGTTACCGACGTGGACGGCAAGTTCGTTCGTCAGTCCGGCGGTAAGGGTCAATACGGTCACGTGGTTCTGACGCTTGAGCCGCAAGAAGCTGGCAAGGGCTTCGAGTTCGTCGACGAAATCAAGGGCGGTGTGGTTCCACGCGAATACATCCCTGCGGTGGAGAAGGGCGTGATCGAAGCGCTGACTTCCGGCGTGCTGGCTGGCTACCCAGTGGTTGACGTCAAGGTTCGCCTGACTTTTGGTTCGTACCACGATGTGGACTCGAACGAAATGGCGTTCAAGATGGCTGCCATCTTCGGTTTCAAGGAAGGCGCTCGCAAGGCTTCTCCGGTCATCCTCGAGCCAATGATGGCCGTGGAAGTGGAAACGCCTGAAGACTACGCCGGTACCGTGATGGGTGACTTGTCGTCACGCCGCGGTATGGTGCAGGGCATGGAAGACATGGTTGGTGGCGGCAAGGCCATCAAGGCAGAAGTGCCGCTGTCGGAAATGTTCGGCTACGCAACGTCGCTGCGTTCGCAAACGCAAGGCCGCGCTACTTACACGATGGAATTCAAGCACTACGCTGAAGCTCCACGCAACGTGGCTGAAGCCATCGTTGCAGCCCGCGCCAAGTAA
- the rpsG gene encoding 30S ribosomal protein S7, protein MPRRREVPKREILPDPKFGNVELSKFMNVIMEGGKKAVAERIIYGALDLISKKAPEKDPLEVFVTAINNVKPMVEVKSRRVGGANYQVPVEVRPVRRLALSMRWIKEAARKRGEKSMAQRLANELVEATEGRGGAMKRRDEVHRMAEANKAFSHFRF, encoded by the coding sequence ATGCCACGTCGTCGCGAAGTCCCCAAACGTGAAATTCTGCCGGATCCAAAGTTCGGCAATGTAGAGCTGTCCAAATTCATGAACGTGATCATGGAAGGCGGCAAGAAGGCGGTTGCCGAGCGCATCATTTACGGTGCTCTCGACCTGATCTCCAAGAAGGCTCCTGAGAAGGATCCACTGGAAGTGTTCGTCACGGCCATCAACAATGTGAAGCCTATGGTCGAAGTGAAGTCGCGTCGCGTTGGCGGTGCGAACTACCAGGTCCCAGTGGAAGTGCGTCCTGTGCGTCGTCTGGCGCTGTCGATGCGCTGGATCAAGGAAGCCGCTCGCAAGCGCGGTGAGAAGTCCATGGCTCAGCGTCTGGCCAATGAGCTGGTCGAGGCGACTGAAGGTCGTGGCGGCGCGATGAAGCGTCGTGACGAAGTGCACCGCATGGCCGAAGCCAACAAGGCTTTCAGCCACTTCCGCTTCTAA
- the rpsL gene encoding 30S ribosomal protein S12, translating to MPTINQLVRQGRTVEVVKSKSPAMENCPQRRGVCTRVYTTTPKKPNSALRKVAKVRLTNGFEVISYIGGEGHNLQEHSVVLVRGGRVKDLPGVRYHIVRGSLDLQGVKDRKQSRSKYGAKKPKAK from the coding sequence ATGCCAACCATTAACCAACTCGTGCGTCAGGGCCGCACGGTCGAAGTTGTTAAATCCAAGAGCCCTGCTATGGAAAACTGCCCACAGCGCCGTGGCGTGTGCACCCGTGTGTACACCACGACGCCTAAGAAGCCTAACTCCGCTCTGCGTAAGGTTGCCAAGGTTCGCCTGACCAATGGTTTCGAGGTCATCTCGTACATTGGCGGTGAAGGCCACAACCTGCAAGAGCACAGCGTCGTGCTGGTGCGCGGCGGCCGTGTGAAGGATTTGCCAGGTGTGCGTTACCACATCGTGCGCGGCTCGCTTGACCTGCAAGGCGTCAAGGACCGTAAGCAATCCCGTTCGAAGTACGGTGCCAAGAAGCCTAAGGCCAAGTAA
- a CDS encoding D-alanyl-D-alanine carboxypeptidase family protein has protein sequence MKSVLSTMRNLACAALLAPTLVLAQVPQPPEIAARNYLLVDVTAGQVLAAKDVDAQIEPASLTKLMTAYVVFDALRAKKVSLEQTLPVSVKAWKMPGSRMFIDPKMQVKVNDLVSGMIIQSGNDASMALAEGVGGSEENFVRLMNEQAKALGMTNTKYMNPEGLTAAGHLTTARDLATLAQRLMKDFPEYMHYYSTKNYRYPGTPESNSYNRNSLLFRDPTVDGLKTGHTAAAGYCLVATSKRDFPNVGQRRLLSIVLGTNSESARANESQKLLNWGYTAFDSVKLFDAGAPAATPDVWKGTLNKIKIGRPEAIVITVPSGSAGKVTTQIERQDPLIAPFTKGQKIGTLKVMLGDQQVGAVPLEALEDVPQAGIFGRAWDAIRLWIK, from the coding sequence ATGAAGTCTGTTCTGTCCACGATGCGAAACCTCGCATGCGCCGCCCTGCTGGCCCCCACGCTGGTGTTGGCCCAGGTCCCTCAACCTCCGGAAATTGCCGCGCGCAACTATCTGCTGGTGGACGTGACCGCAGGCCAGGTGCTCGCGGCCAAGGACGTCGATGCGCAGATCGAGCCCGCATCGCTCACCAAGCTGATGACGGCCTATGTGGTATTCGACGCGCTGCGCGCCAAGAAGGTCAGCCTCGAGCAGACCTTGCCGGTGAGCGTCAAGGCCTGGAAGATGCCTGGCTCGCGCATGTTCATCGACCCCAAGATGCAGGTGAAGGTCAACGACCTGGTCAGCGGCATGATCATTCAGTCGGGCAATGACGCCTCGATGGCGCTTGCCGAGGGCGTGGGCGGGAGCGAGGAGAACTTCGTGCGCCTCATGAACGAGCAGGCCAAGGCGCTCGGCATGACCAACACCAAGTACATGAACCCCGAAGGCCTGACCGCTGCCGGTCACCTCACCACCGCGCGCGATCTGGCGACGCTCGCTCAGCGGCTGATGAAGGACTTCCCGGAGTACATGCACTATTACTCGACCAAGAACTACCGCTACCCCGGCACCCCCGAGTCCAACAGCTACAACCGCAATTCGCTGCTGTTTCGCGACCCGACCGTGGACGGTCTGAAGACCGGTCACACCGCCGCCGCCGGTTATTGCCTCGTGGCCACATCCAAGCGCGACTTTCCGAATGTCGGCCAACGTCGCCTGCTCTCCATCGTGCTCGGCACCAACAGCGAATCGGCGCGTGCCAACGAATCGCAAAAGCTGCTGAACTGGGGCTACACCGCGTTCGACTCGGTCAAGCTGTTCGATGCGGGTGCGCCTGCCGCCACGCCGGATGTCTGGAAAGGCACGCTCAACAAGATCAAGATCGGCCGTCCCGAAGCTATCGTGATCACCGTGCCGTCGGGCAGCGCTGGCAAGGTCACCACGCAGATCGAACGTCAGGATCCTCTGATTGCCCCGTTCACCAAGGGGCAGAAGATCGGCACTCTCAAGGTCATGCTGGGTGACCAGCAGGTCGGCGCCGTGCCTCTGGAGGCGCTGGAAGATGTGCCACAGGCCGGCATTTTCGGCCGTGCCTGGGATGCGATCCGTTTGTGGATCAAATGA
- a CDS encoding alpha/beta hydrolase → MNAQTERLTLTGPVGSIEALRDQAVVAAGAAPRGIAIVAHPHPLFGGTMDNKVVQTLARAFVQSGWTTVRFNFRGVGATEGVHDNGTGELDDLLAVIEQVAPEGPIALSGFSFGSFVTSHAVEKLAASRQIEQIVLVGTAASRFKVASIPQELHERTLIVHGEADDTVPLSSVMDWARSQILPVTVVPGGGHFFHGQLPLLKGLVLRHLRSASAL, encoded by the coding sequence GTGAACGCTCAAACCGAACGCCTGACATTGACCGGCCCCGTGGGCTCCATCGAAGCCCTGCGCGACCAGGCCGTCGTGGCTGCTGGCGCCGCGCCGCGCGGTATCGCTATCGTTGCCCATCCGCATCCACTGTTCGGCGGCACCATGGACAACAAGGTTGTGCAGACCCTGGCGCGTGCCTTCGTGCAAAGCGGCTGGACAACGGTGCGCTTCAACTTTCGCGGCGTCGGTGCGACCGAAGGTGTGCATGACAACGGCACGGGCGAGCTTGACGATCTGCTGGCCGTGATCGAGCAGGTCGCGCCCGAGGGGCCAATTGCGCTGTCCGGCTTCTCTTTCGGCTCTTTCGTCACCAGCCATGCGGTCGAAAAGCTGGCCGCCTCGCGCCAGATCGAACAGATCGTGTTGGTCGGCACTGCCGCAAGCCGATTCAAGGTTGCGTCCATTCCGCAGGAACTTCACGAGCGCACACTGATCGTTCATGGCGAGGCGGATGATACGGTGCCGCTGTCCTCGGTCATGGACTGGGCGCGGTCTCAGATACTCCCGGTTACCGTCGTCCCAGGGGGTGGTCATTTCTTTCACGGACAATTACCGCTGCTCAAGGGGCTGGTGCTGAGGCATCTGCGTTCCGCTTCTGCGCTGTGA
- a CDS encoding ferredoxin produces the protein MTDSTQTPDAKTGYYQRHIFFCLNDRQNGEESCAHHGAQDAFDRCKSAVKAAGLAGPGKVRVNKAGCLDRCAGGPIAVVYPEETWYTYVDESDIDEIVESHLKNGKVVERLLTPPDVGR, from the coding sequence ATGACCGATAGCACCCAGACACCGGACGCGAAGACTGGCTACTACCAGCGCCACATTTTCTTTTGCCTCAACGACCGTCAGAACGGCGAAGAGAGCTGTGCGCACCACGGTGCGCAGGATGCCTTTGATCGTTGCAAGTCCGCCGTTAAGGCCGCGGGACTTGCGGGCCCCGGCAAGGTGCGGGTAAACAAGGCGGGCTGCCTGGACCGCTGCGCCGGTGGACCGATCGCGGTCGTCTACCCAGAAGAGACCTGGTACACCTACGTTGACGAGAGCGACATCGACGAGATTGTCGAATCGCATCTCAAGAACGGCAAGGTGGTCGAGCGTCTGCTGACCCCGCCCGATGTGGGCCGCTGA
- a CDS encoding VanZ family protein, translating into MHKTSAWPLALIYAALIVFASLFPFDGWRTQGMDPRVFLFARIPPPYWTWFDVNTNIAGYAPLGFLLALALLRTGWTRSAVPVAFLAGTLLSLAMEFTQIYLPRRVPSNMDLVLNAAGTLLGALVAALLEKLGAISRWSRFRERWFVPQARGALVLLAMWPFALLFPASVPFGLGQMWERLEMALTEWFSDTPFIEWLPVTDDVLEPLSPGRELLAVLLGILIPCLLGYCIIRGAGRRAIFTLVTAVVGVGVTALTFLLSYGPSHAWEWQSVPTRIGMGLGIAVAMLLVIVPRRVCAALLLLALMLHLNLLNQAPASAYFAQMLQAWEQGRFIRFYGVAQWLGWIWPYAALVYVVMRVSRRSDEA; encoded by the coding sequence ATGCACAAGACCTCCGCCTGGCCTCTTGCGCTGATCTATGCGGCGCTGATCGTTTTTGCGAGTCTGTTCCCGTTCGACGGCTGGCGCACGCAGGGCATGGACCCGCGGGTCTTTCTGTTCGCAAGGATTCCGCCCCCGTACTGGACTTGGTTCGACGTCAACACCAATATCGCGGGCTACGCTCCGCTGGGTTTTCTGCTGGCACTCGCGCTGTTGCGTACTGGCTGGACGCGCTCGGCCGTGCCGGTGGCGTTTCTTGCCGGCACGCTGCTGTCGCTCGCCATGGAGTTCACTCAGATCTATCTGCCGCGCCGCGTGCCGTCCAACATGGATCTGGTACTCAACGCGGCGGGCACGCTGCTCGGCGCGTTGGTGGCAGCGTTGCTCGAAAAATTGGGTGCGATCTCGCGTTGGAGCCGTTTTCGCGAGCGCTGGTTCGTGCCGCAGGCGCGCGGCGCACTGGTGCTGCTCGCGATGTGGCCGTTCGCTTTGCTGTTTCCGGCGTCGGTACCGTTCGGGCTCGGGCAGATGTGGGAGCGGCTCGAGATGGCGCTCACAGAATGGTTCTCTGACACACCCTTCATCGAATGGCTTCCCGTCACCGACGACGTGCTTGAGCCGCTCTCACCTGGCCGCGAACTGCTGGCGGTGCTGCTCGGCATCCTGATTCCCTGCCTGTTGGGCTACTGCATCATCCGTGGAGCGGGGCGGCGCGCGATCTTCACGCTGGTGACGGCGGTGGTGGGTGTCGGCGTCACCGCGCTCACCTTCCTGCTCAGCTATGGTCCGAGCCATGCTTGGGAATGGCAGAGTGTGCCCACGCGCATCGGCATGGGCCTCGGGATTGCTGTGGCAATGCTGCTCGTCATCGTGCCGCGCCGGGTCTGCGCCGCACTGTTGCTGCTGGCGCTGATGCTGCATCTGAACCTGCTCAATCAGGCGCCTGCAAGCGCCTATTTCGCGCAGATGCTGCAGGCCTGGGAGCAGGGGCGCTTCATCCGTTTTTACGGCGTGGCGCAATGGCTGGGCTGGATCTGGCCTTATGCTGCACTGGTGTATGTGGTGATGAGAGTTTCGCGGCGCAGTGATGAGGCCTAG
- a CDS encoding CopD family protein: MLWVKAFHIVFIASWFAGLFYLPRIFVNLAMVTPGSLAERERLLLMARKLLRFTTMIAVPALGLGLWLWLGYGIGRGQGWMHAKLFIVLLVIGYHHACAVLLRKIASGQSTRSHVWFRWFNEVPVFLLLGAVLLVVLKPF; the protein is encoded by the coding sequence ATGCTCTGGGTCAAAGCCTTTCACATCGTCTTTATCGCCAGTTGGTTTGCGGGCCTGTTTTATCTGCCCCGTATCTTTGTAAATCTCGCCATGGTCACACCGGGTTCGCTGGCCGAGCGCGAGCGTCTGCTTCTCATGGCGCGCAAGCTGCTGCGTTTCACCACCATGATTGCCGTTCCGGCGCTGGGTCTCGGGTTGTGGCTCTGGCTTGGTTACGGCATCGGGCGGGGGCAGGGCTGGATGCATGCCAAGCTGTTCATCGTGCTGCTGGTGATCGGCTATCACCACGCCTGCGCCGTGCTGCTGCGCAAGATTGCGAGCGGTCAGTCAACACGCTCGCATGTATGGTTCCGCTGGTTCAACGAGGTGCCCGTGTTTCTGCTGCTCGGTGCCGTGTTGCTGGTGGTGCTCAAACCCTTCTGA
- a CDS encoding M48 family metalloprotease has translation MKKRLMTALALVSGLALTGCDTMNSGSLGGMVEGGSSAMKALSLSDADIVTLSNESCEAMDAKSKIAPAGSKYTQRLNKVVSAMPGTINGKKAVYKVYMTDDVNAWAMANGCIRVYSGLMDLMNDDELRGVIGHEIGHVGLGHSKARMQTAYAASAARTIAASSGGAVAALSRSQAGDLAEKVINAQFSQSQESAADDYSFDLLTEKKMNRQGLVTSFQKLAKLSGGSSGASSIMSSHPPSEARAKRMQDRLDGKK, from the coding sequence ATGAAAAAACGTTTGATGACAGCACTTGCGCTTGTAAGCGGCTTGGCCCTGACAGGGTGCGACACCATGAACTCAGGCAGTCTCGGTGGCATGGTGGAGGGCGGATCGTCAGCCATGAAGGCATTGAGCCTGTCTGATGCCGACATCGTCACGCTCTCCAACGAGTCGTGCGAAGCCATGGACGCAAAAAGCAAGATTGCGCCCGCTGGCAGCAAATACACGCAGCGCCTGAACAAGGTGGTTTCCGCCATGCCCGGCACGATCAATGGCAAGAAAGCAGTCTACAAGGTCTACATGACCGACGACGTGAACGCCTGGGCGATGGCCAACGGCTGCATCCGCGTCTACAGCGGACTGATGGACCTGATGAACGATGATGAACTGCGCGGCGTGATCGGCCATGAAATCGGCCACGTGGGCCTCGGCCACAGCAAGGCGCGCATGCAGACCGCGTATGCGGCATCAGCAGCGCGCACGATTGCAGCCAGCTCGGGGGGCGCCGTGGCAGCGCTATCGCGTTCGCAGGCCGGTGACTTGGCAGAAAAGGTCATCAATGCCCAGTTCTCGCAATCCCAGGAATCGGCAGCCGACGACTACTCGTTCGACCTGCTGACCGAAAAGAAGATGAATCGTCAGGGTCTCGTGACCTCCTTCCAGAAACTCGCCAAATTGAGCGGCGGCAGCAGCGGTGCAAGTTCCATCATGAGCTCGCATCCGCCATCGGAAGCGCGCGCCAAGCGCATGCAGGATCGTCTGGACGGGAAGAAGTAA
- the hemB gene encoding porphobilinogen synthase gives MHLSNPTPFPINRPRRLRRDAFTRNLVRENTLTPHDLIYPVFVHEGANKRVAVPSMPGVDRLSLDLLLPVAEECVKLGIPVLSLFPSIEPELKTPDGKEALNPDGLIPRVVRKLKQEFPDLGVLTDVALDPYTSHGQDGLLDETGYIINDDTVEILVGQALAHAEAGVDIVAPSDMMDGRIGAIREALESHGHIHTRIMAYSAKFASAFYGPFRDAVNTRGALGKADKNVYQMDPGNSDEALREVALDLAEGADMVMVKPGMPYLDIVRRVKDEFHVPTFAYQVSGEYAMIKAAAANGWLDHDKVMMEALLAFKRAGADGVLTYFAIDAAKLMKAA, from the coding sequence ATGCATCTCTCCAACCCGACTCCCTTCCCGATCAACCGTCCGCGCCGTCTGCGTCGCGACGCCTTCACCCGCAATCTGGTGCGCGAGAACACGCTCACGCCGCACGACCTGATCTATCCCGTGTTCGTGCACGAGGGCGCAAACAAGCGTGTGGCAGTGCCATCCATGCCTGGCGTGGATCGTCTCAGCTTGGACCTGCTGTTGCCCGTGGCCGAGGAGTGTGTGAAGCTGGGGATTCCAGTGCTGTCACTGTTCCCCTCCATCGAGCCTGAACTCAAGACGCCCGACGGCAAGGAAGCGCTGAACCCCGATGGCCTGATTCCACGCGTGGTGCGCAAACTGAAACAGGAATTCCCCGATCTGGGCGTACTCACCGACGTCGCGCTCGACCCTTACACCAGCCATGGTCAAGATGGCCTGCTCGACGAGACCGGCTACATCATCAACGACGACACCGTCGAAATCCTCGTCGGCCAAGCGCTCGCCCATGCCGAGGCGGGCGTAGACATCGTCGCGCCCAGTGACATGATGGACGGCCGCATCGGCGCGATCCGCGAGGCGCTCGAGTCGCACGGTCACATCCATACGCGCATCATGGCTTACAGCGCCAAGTTCGCCAGCGCCTTCTACGGCCCGTTCCGCGACGCGGTGAACACGCGCGGCGCGCTTGGCAAGGCCGACAAGAACGTCTATCAGATGGACCCCGGCAACTCCGACGAGGCACTGCGCGAAGTGGCGCTGGATCTGGCCGAAGGCGCCGACATGGTGATGGTCAAGCCCGGCATGCCGTATCTGGACATCGTGCGCCGCGTGAAGGACGAGTTCCACGTGCCCACCTTCGCCTATCAAGTCAGCGGCGAATACGCCATGATCAAGGCTGCGGCCGCCAACGGCTGGCTGGACCACGACAAGGTGATGATGGAAGCGCTGCTCGCGTTCAAGCGCGCCGGTGCGGATGGCGTCCTGACTTACTTCGCCATCGATGCAGCGAAATTGATGAAGGCCGCCTGA
- a CDS encoding magnesium transporter CorA family protein, producing the protein MGVAHFLPEPPLSEQNPAAFRVFHVRPGVPAHELFELPTAAPEAGFFWIACTRTFLSEHLQRVQTTLQAVTGQQIVDLHVSDLLNAQLPSHYDYTSQYDMLVFRRLAMNGKQLITSAASDPQDQQGEAPSAAPALRRIRTSAVGFVVFDQLLFSVHPDDCTVRDAYATRLLALKTNGVTNAATASPVVDAPISNLPQETKQRDLRAGPITAPRMPTSPADVMLRVVNLIVDGYLDLRRDLSRQLDHWQVELLRPKARGINWTALLESRLALHQLDEICEDQRTAVQDWIDAVEGWPLPETAAAMREIELLKVRSRDVLEHIERVVHHVRRLEQSAETAVQMHFSLQSNRTNDIMRTLTALTAVFLPLNLIAGIFGMNFEFIPFLHVKQGFWWALGTMALIAVALTLLFWRKRYLARTGQS; encoded by the coding sequence ATGGGGGTTGCGCATTTTTTGCCGGAGCCCCCGTTGTCTGAACAGAATCCCGCAGCCTTCCGCGTTTTCCATGTCCGCCCTGGTGTGCCGGCACATGAACTTTTCGAGTTGCCGACCGCAGCGCCAGAAGCCGGTTTCTTCTGGATCGCCTGCACGCGTACTTTTCTGAGCGAGCATCTGCAGCGTGTCCAGACCACTCTGCAAGCGGTCACCGGCCAGCAGATCGTGGATCTTCATGTCTCCGACCTGCTCAACGCGCAATTGCCTTCGCACTACGACTACACCTCGCAGTACGACATGCTGGTGTTCCGGCGATTGGCGATGAACGGCAAGCAATTGATCACCAGTGCCGCCAGTGATCCGCAGGACCAACAGGGCGAAGCACCGAGCGCCGCGCCCGCCTTGCGCCGCATCCGCACCAGCGCAGTGGGTTTCGTGGTCTTCGATCAACTGTTGTTCTCTGTGCATCCCGACGATTGCACGGTGCGCGATGCCTATGCGACGCGGCTGCTGGCGCTCAAGACGAATGGAGTCACCAATGCTGCAACGGCTTCGCCCGTGGTCGATGCCCCCATCAGCAACCTGCCGCAGGAGACCAAACAACGCGACCTGCGCGCCGGCCCGATAACGGCACCGCGCATGCCGACCAGCCCCGCCGACGTCATGTTGCGCGTGGTGAATCTCATCGTCGATGGGTATCTCGACCTGCGCCGCGATCTATCGCGCCAGCTCGATCACTGGCAGGTCGAACTGCTGCGCCCCAAAGCCCGAGGCATCAACTGGACCGCGCTCCTCGAATCGCGTCTGGCGCTGCACCAGCTCGATGAAATCTGCGAGGACCAGCGCACCGCCGTGCAGGACTGGATTGACGCGGTGGAGGGCTGGCCCTTGCCGGAGACCGCTGCCGCCATGCGCGAGATCGAGCTGCTCAAGGTCCGCAGCCGCGACGTGCTGGAACATATCGAGCGCGTGGTGCACCACGTTCGCCGCCTCGAGCAAAGCGCCGAGACTGCCGTGCAAATGCACTTCTCGCTGCAGAGCAACCGAACCAACGACATCATGCGCACGCTCACGGCGCTCACTGCCGTTTTCCTGCCGTTGAACCTGATTGCGGGCATCTTCGGCATGAACTTCGAGTTCATACCGTTTCTCCACGTCAAACAGGGCTTCTGGTGGGCGCTCGGCACCATGGCGCTCATCGCCGTGGCGCTCACGTTGCTGTTCTGGCGCAAGCGCTATCTGGCGCGCACCGGGCAGAGCTGA